A single genomic interval of Bacillus smithii harbors:
- a CDS encoding DUF2294 domain-containing protein, producing MSKKIHEFNDIIRKLRKELFGKGPERIHTVFVENMAVSTLYGNLTPTEKFIANTQEGKEMVHTARTRMIQELYSIHPPDGMEEVIGAKLLYLFSDIKVEEDIAVSVFIFDQNIT from the coding sequence ATGTCTAAAAAGATACACGAATTCAATGATATTATCCGCAAACTTCGTAAAGAGCTGTTTGGGAAAGGGCCGGAGAGAATTCATACGGTGTTTGTGGAGAATATGGCGGTCTCCACATTGTACGGCAATTTGACGCCAACGGAAAAATTTATCGCCAACACGCAGGAAGGAAAAGAAATGGTCCATACGGCGAGGACAAGAATGATTCAGGAATTATATTCGATTCATCCTCCTGATGGTATGGAAGAAGTGATAGGAGCTAAGCTTTTGTACTTATTTTCTGATATCAAAGTGGAAGAGGATATAGCAGTTTCGGTTTTTATTTTTGATCAAAACATTACTTGA
- a CDS encoding energy-coupling factor transporter transmembrane component T family protein: MVKLALLRYEAGCLIRYIRDYHDYMLHKLASNFHRKEDDERADDEACATSVAMKEIPAPSHARFDDFLFPVCHPIHSIFIELITLTYRFIFVIMEESINIYQSQSSRLGYITIRQGMKSLVLLISVLFLKVFERTKQLSIAMNSRGYGDEILFFDPSYRYSLVNWFIILLILAGMAFIYVQFGGIL, encoded by the coding sequence ATGGTGAAATTGGCGTTATTACGTTATGAAGCCGGTTGTTTGATTCGTTATATCCGAGATTATCATGACTACATGTTGCACAAGCTTGCCTCAAACTTTCACCGCAAAGAGGATGACGAGAGAGCGGATGATGAAGCTTGTGCAACCTCAGTAGCAATGAAGGAAATACCTGCCCCAAGTCACGCACGGTTCGATGACTTTCTCTTTCCTGTATGCCATCCAATCCATTCTATATTTATTGAGTTGATTACCTTAACGTATCGATTCATTTTCGTCATCATGGAAGAATCGATCAATATTTATCAATCACAGTCTTCCCGGCTAGGATATATCACGATACGACAAGGGATGAAATCTCTTGTACTGTTGATTTCTGTCCTGTTTTTAAAAGTGTTTGAACGGACGAAACAATTATCCATTGCCATGAATTCCAGAGGCTACGGGGATGAAATTTTGTTTTTTGATCCATCTTATCGTTATTCCCTTGTCAATTGGTTTATCATTTTACTTATATTGGCAGGAATGGCCTTTATCTATGTACAGTTTGGAGGAATTTTATAA
- a CDS encoding exodeoxyribonuclease III, with translation MRLVSWNVNGLRACVRKGFLDYFQEVDADIFCVQETKLQSGQIELDLKGYHQYWNYAEKKGYSGTAVFTKEEPLSVHYGLGDVENEPEGRIITLEFPKFYLVNVYTPNSQRDLARLPYRLEWEDRIRSYLIDLDKDKPVLLCGDLNVAHQEIDLRNPKSNQGNSGFTKEERAKMSELLNAGFIDTFRYFYPEKEGAYTWWSYINKARERNIGWRIDYFIASNRLSSFLKTADIHSHVMGSDHCPIVLEIDFSRL, from the coding sequence ATGAGACTTGTATCGTGGAATGTCAACGGCCTTCGGGCTTGTGTACGCAAGGGATTTCTCGATTATTTTCAAGAAGTGGATGCAGATATCTTTTGTGTTCAAGAGACGAAATTGCAATCCGGACAAATTGAATTGGATTTAAAAGGCTACCATCAATATTGGAATTATGCAGAGAAGAAGGGGTATTCCGGTACCGCTGTATTCACGAAAGAAGAGCCCTTATCCGTTCATTACGGACTGGGCGACGTTGAAAACGAGCCCGAAGGAAGAATAATAACATTGGAGTTTCCAAAGTTTTATTTGGTGAATGTGTACACCCCTAATTCACAAAGGGATCTGGCAAGGCTTCCTTATCGTTTGGAATGGGAAGATCGAATCCGAAGTTATCTCATCGATTTAGATAAGGACAAGCCTGTTCTTTTATGCGGGGATCTCAATGTCGCTCACCAAGAAATCGATTTAAGGAATCCGAAATCCAATCAAGGAAATTCAGGTTTTACAAAAGAAGAAAGGGCGAAAATGTCGGAATTGCTGAATGCGGGCTTTATCGATACGTTTCGATATTTTTATCCCGAAAAAGAAGGGGCTTATACATGGTGGTCCTATATCAATAAAGCAAGAGAGCGCAATATTGGCTGGCGAATCGACTATTTTATTGCATCCAACAGATTATCCAGTTTTTTAAAAACGGCTGATATTCACTCTCATGTGATGGGGAGCGATCATTGTCCGATTGTCTTGGAGATTGATTTCTCGAGATTATAA
- a CDS encoding formate/nitrite transporter family protein — protein sequence MAFYKPDKIASIAIDAGVKKTQLPLSSILILGFFGGAFIALGFLLDIRVSGNLPPEWGSFGNLLGAAVFPLGLILVLLAGSELVTGNIMSVAMAFYAGKVTLSKLLVNWIVITITNFIGAIFVAYFFGHVVGLTETGSFLTKTVAIAQGKLDESFWQTLVSGIGCNWLVCLAVWLSYGADDFIGKIIGIWFPIMGFVAIGFQHVVANMFVIPAAIFAGHFSWADFISNVIPTFIGNVIGGAVFVGLAYFLAYHKQSQLWEKNDSKGQAS from the coding sequence ATGGCGTTTTACAAGCCGGACAAAATTGCAAGTATCGCGATCGATGCAGGGGTGAAAAAAACACAGCTGCCTCTATCCTCAATTCTCATTTTGGGGTTTTTTGGAGGAGCCTTTATTGCGCTTGGTTTTTTGCTTGATATTCGAGTGAGCGGGAATCTGCCGCCGGAATGGGGAAGTTTTGGCAATTTGCTGGGGGCTGCGGTTTTCCCGTTGGGACTGATTTTAGTATTATTGGCTGGTTCAGAATTAGTGACAGGTAATATCATGTCAGTAGCCATGGCTTTTTATGCAGGAAAAGTCACCTTGTCAAAACTGTTGGTCAACTGGATTGTCATTACCATTACCAATTTTATTGGAGCCATTTTTGTTGCATATTTCTTTGGCCATGTTGTAGGACTTACAGAAACGGGATCGTTTTTGACTAAAACGGTAGCCATTGCACAAGGAAAACTCGACGAATCGTTCTGGCAAACACTCGTATCTGGAATTGGCTGTAATTGGCTTGTTTGTTTAGCCGTTTGGCTTTCTTACGGAGCTGACGATTTTATCGGAAAAATCATCGGCATTTGGTTCCCGATTATGGGCTTTGTTGCTATTGGCTTTCAACACGTTGTGGCCAATATGTTTGTGATTCCTGCTGCCATTTTTGCGGGACATTTTTCATGGGCTGATTTTATTAGTAATGTTATTCCCACTTTTATCGGCAATGTGATTGGAGGAGCGGTTTTTGTAGGACTTGCTTATTTTCTTGCCTATCATAAACAAAGCCAGCTGTGGGAGAAGAATGATTCAAAAGGGCAGGCTTCATAG
- a CDS encoding cell wall hydrolase yields MAVVKARESDIALLARLMRAEAEGEGTLGMLLVGNVGINRVRANCSDFVGIRTIPQMIFQPHAFEAVLYGYFYQRARENEKRLARRVVNGERYWPAKYSLWYFRPQGDCPDRWYNQPFVGRYKLHCFYEPTAETCVNVYTTF; encoded by the coding sequence ATGGCCGTAGTGAAAGCGAGAGAATCAGACATCGCCCTTTTAGCAAGATTGATGAGAGCCGAGGCTGAAGGAGAAGGGACACTTGGTATGCTGCTCGTTGGGAATGTCGGCATTAATCGCGTCAGGGCCAATTGTTCAGATTTTGTAGGGATCCGAACCATTCCGCAAATGATATTTCAACCACATGCATTTGAAGCCGTGTTATATGGATATTTTTATCAAAGAGCAAGAGAAAATGAAAAACGATTAGCGAGAAGAGTGGTAAATGGCGAACGGTATTGGCCGGCCAAATACAGTTTATGGTATTTTAGGCCACAGGGAGACTGCCCTGATCGTTGGTACAATCAGCCTTTTGTAGGTCGGTACAAACTACACTGTTTTTATGAACCAACAGCAGAAACATGCGTCAATGTTTATACAACCTTTTAA
- a CDS encoding NAD(P)H-dependent flavin oxidoreductase, with translation MWHETEVTKRLSLKYPIIQAGMAGGITTPELVAAVSNAGGLGMIGAGYMTPKDLELSIQKVKEWTDQPFGVNLFVPENPVVVQEEIERANQLLEPIRQKLGIEKKKEDPILNNSTFEEQIQIVIKNKIPVASFTFGIPPRNVIEQLKQNDIVVIGTATTVNEAIQNEDAGMDMIVVQGSEAGGHRGSFAESFDQAMIGTIALIPQVSDRVKIPVIAAGGIMDGRGVLASLILGAQAVQMGTAFVTCKESGAHELHKKAILNSSEEQTAITSAFSGKPARGVNNEFIRMMKDYERELPPYPIQNNLTQTIRKEAAKQGKREWMSLWCGQNPRLSQHVTAAELIHSVVDQVEKSLKSIEFQKVNSEK, from the coding sequence ATGTGGCATGAAACGGAAGTGACGAAAAGATTATCGTTAAAGTATCCCATCATTCAAGCCGGGATGGCTGGCGGAATTACCACGCCTGAACTGGTTGCGGCTGTATCGAATGCAGGAGGTTTGGGGATGATCGGGGCCGGTTATATGACTCCGAAAGATTTGGAATTATCCATTCAAAAAGTAAAGGAGTGGACTGACCAACCATTTGGGGTGAATTTGTTCGTCCCTGAAAATCCGGTTGTTGTTCAAGAGGAAATAGAAAGAGCAAATCAATTGTTGGAACCCATTCGCCAAAAGTTGGGGATCGAAAAGAAAAAAGAAGATCCGATACTGAACAACTCCACTTTTGAAGAACAGATTCAAATTGTTATAAAAAACAAAATTCCCGTCGCAAGCTTTACATTTGGCATCCCGCCGAGAAATGTGATCGAGCAATTAAAACAAAACGATATTGTGGTAATCGGAACGGCTACAACCGTAAACGAAGCCATACAAAATGAAGACGCCGGGATGGATATGATTGTCGTCCAAGGAAGTGAAGCGGGTGGACATAGAGGAAGTTTTGCGGAATCATTTGACCAAGCGATGATTGGAACCATAGCGTTAATACCGCAAGTATCCGATCGGGTGAAGATTCCGGTGATCGCGGCCGGCGGGATTATGGACGGGAGAGGTGTGCTGGCATCGCTAATATTAGGAGCGCAAGCCGTTCAGATGGGAACAGCTTTTGTGACCTGCAAGGAAAGCGGAGCTCATGAACTGCACAAAAAAGCGATTTTAAACAGCAGCGAAGAGCAAACAGCGATCACGTCGGCCTTCAGTGGCAAGCCGGCAAGAGGAGTGAACAATGAATTTATAAGGATGATGAAAGACTATGAGAGGGAATTGCCGCCGTATCCTATTCAAAATAACCTCACCCAAACCATTCGTAAAGAAGCAGCCAAGCAAGGAAAAAGAGAATGGATGTCACTCTGGTGTGGACAAAATCCACGTCTTAGCCAACATGTAACGGCAGCAGAATTGATCCATTCGGTGGTCGATCAAGTAGAAAAAAGCCTTAAATCAATAGAGTTCCAAAAAGTAAACAGTGAAAAATAG
- the fdhD gene encoding formate dehydrogenase accessory sulfurtransferase FdhD, with product MKPIEVSRNIFRFENGCVEEKEDKVVTEFPVTVKVNGQEFVTMVCTPEFIEDMVIGFLASEGVIRRYEDIQDIWVQEKEGFVHVQTENINPYYRNFQNKRYITSCCGVSRQGFVFVNDALTAKKMKDIRVKVSIDDCFRLMNTMQESAETFRETGGVHNAALCDVHQIILSRMDIGRHNALDKIYGYCLKHSIPIGDKIIVFSGRISSEILLKVAKIGCEVILSKSAPTELALQLAEDLGITAVGFIRNRSLNVYTHPERIIDLEK from the coding sequence ATGAAGCCGATCGAAGTGAGCCGAAACATTTTTCGTTTTGAGAACGGTTGTGTAGAAGAAAAAGAAGACAAAGTCGTAACAGAATTCCCGGTGACAGTGAAAGTAAACGGACAAGAATTCGTGACGATGGTATGCACTCCGGAATTTATAGAAGATATGGTTATAGGATTTTTAGCTTCAGAAGGGGTGATACGTCGATATGAGGATATCCAAGATATATGGGTGCAGGAGAAAGAAGGATTTGTCCATGTCCAGACGGAGAATATCAACCCTTATTACCGGAATTTTCAAAACAAGCGATATATCACTTCATGCTGCGGAGTGAGCAGACAAGGTTTCGTATTCGTCAACGATGCTTTAACGGCCAAAAAAATGAAGGATATTCGAGTCAAAGTGTCCATAGACGATTGTTTTCGATTGATGAATACCATGCAGGAATCAGCTGAAACGTTTCGCGAAACCGGCGGCGTTCATAATGCGGCGCTATGTGATGTTCATCAAATAATATTAAGTCGAATGGACATCGGGCGCCACAATGCGTTGGATAAAATATATGGCTATTGCCTAAAACATAGTATTCCAATAGGAGATAAAATTATCGTATTTAGCGGACGGATTTCTTCGGAAATCTTGCTTAAAGTAGCGAAAATTGGCTGCGAAGTCATTTTATCCAAATCAGCACCTACGGAATTGGCTCTTCAGCTAGCGGAGGATTTGGGAATTACGGCAGTCGGTTTTATTCGCAATCGTTCGCTTAATGTCTATACCCATCCGGAACGCATCATCGATCTGGAAAAATAG
- the glsA gene encoding glutaminase A, with translation MSCQSSEELNELLLEAKHYTKYGTVADYIPALKKANPHDLSATIYYPDGTCLSAGDIQQKMTLQSISKVLTLALALMDCGEESVFHKVGYEPTGDPFHSILKLEINNPSKPLNPMINAGALAVTHMIKGKNIEERFQRILHFVHELTGNSKITYSQEVAKSEFETSFINRSLCYYMKQDGIITEDVEELICLYTKQCAIELDCFDLARIGVVFAMDGVEPMTGKRLLPADIARLCKTFMVTCGMYNASGEFASKVGIPAKSGVSGGILGAVPNRLGIGVFGPALDRKGNSIAGVKLLEMLSKKYSWSMF, from the coding sequence TTGTCTTGTCAATCAAGCGAGGAGTTAAATGAATTATTATTGGAAGCGAAACATTATACAAAATACGGTACGGTAGCTGATTATATTCCCGCTTTAAAAAAAGCGAATCCTCATGACTTATCAGCCACTATATACTACCCCGACGGAACGTGCCTATCGGCAGGGGACATACAACAAAAAATGACATTGCAAAGCATTTCGAAAGTACTCACTCTTGCATTGGCACTGATGGATTGCGGGGAAGAATCCGTGTTTCATAAGGTCGGATATGAACCAACAGGAGATCCTTTCCATTCTATTTTAAAATTGGAAATAAACAACCCATCCAAACCTTTAAATCCGATGATTAATGCCGGGGCTTTAGCTGTGACTCATATGATTAAAGGAAAAAACATCGAAGAACGATTTCAACGCATTTTGCACTTTGTACATGAATTAACCGGAAATTCAAAAATTACTTATTCTCAAGAAGTGGCGAAATCGGAGTTTGAAACTTCTTTTATCAATCGTTCTCTTTGCTATTACATGAAGCAGGATGGAATTATCACAGAAGATGTGGAAGAACTGATCTGTCTTTATACAAAACAGTGCGCTATTGAATTAGATTGTTTTGACTTGGCCAGAATAGGGGTTGTTTTCGCGATGGACGGGGTAGAACCAATGACTGGAAAAAGACTCCTGCCGGCCGATATAGCGAGACTTTGCAAAACGTTTATGGTAACATGCGGTATGTATAACGCTTCCGGTGAATTTGCTTCTAAAGTAGGGATTCCGGCAAAAAGCGGGGTTTCGGGCGGAATTTTGGGAGCGGTGCCTAATCGATTGGGAATCGGAGTATTCGGCCCGGCTTTAGATCGTAAAGGAAACAGCATCGCGGGAGTGAAATTGTTGGAAATGCTGTCTAAGAAGTATTCTTGGAGTATGTTTTAA
- a CDS encoding cation diffusion facilitator family transporter encodes MGHHHSHGSHSHAHHANRRALLYSFCLILSFLIVELIGGIMANSLALLSDTGHMLSDAAALGFSLLALKIGEKQASETKTYGYKRFEILAALLNGLTLLLISVLIFYEAYQRFYYPPKVMSSGMLTVAGIGLIVNILAAWILMKGDKNDNLNIKSAFLHVLGDLLGSIGAIVAGLLIWLFGWNIADPIASVLVSVLIMISGWRIVKDSIHILMEGRPSNIDLQEVKNQLLSLAGVTNVHDLHVWSITSDFPALSCHLVVHSQIDRDQVLYEAREKLQKQFGIHHSTIQIEETKKCTEVDICN; translated from the coding sequence ATGGGACATCATCACAGTCATGGAAGTCATTCACATGCACATCATGCAAATCGAAGAGCATTGCTATATAGCTTTTGTCTAATTTTATCTTTTCTAATAGTGGAACTGATCGGTGGAATCATGGCGAACAGCCTTGCGTTGCTATCTGATACTGGGCATATGTTAAGTGATGCAGCGGCATTAGGTTTCAGCCTATTAGCTTTGAAAATAGGGGAAAAGCAAGCAAGTGAAACGAAAACATACGGATATAAACGATTTGAAATTTTAGCCGCATTGTTGAATGGACTGACACTATTGCTTATTTCGGTCTTGATTTTCTATGAAGCATACCAACGTTTTTATTATCCACCTAAAGTAATGAGTTCGGGAATGTTGACAGTCGCAGGAATCGGGCTGATCGTCAATATTTTAGCCGCTTGGATTTTGATGAAAGGGGATAAGAACGACAATCTCAACATAAAAAGCGCCTTTTTACACGTGCTGGGCGATTTGCTTGGATCCATCGGGGCCATTGTTGCCGGCTTGCTGATATGGCTTTTTGGTTGGAATATTGCCGATCCGATAGCCAGTGTATTGGTTTCTGTTTTAATTATGATCAGTGGTTGGCGCATAGTGAAGGATTCTATCCATATTCTGATGGAAGGGAGACCATCGAATATTGATTTGCAAGAAGTAAAAAATCAATTATTGTCTTTGGCAGGAGTCACCAATGTTCATGATTTACATGTTTGGTCCATTACTTCAGATTTTCCGGCTTTAAGCTGTCATCTTGTCGTTCATTCTCAAATTGATCGGGATCAAGTATTATATGAGGCAAGAGAAAAGCTGCAGAAGCAGTTTGGCATTCATCATTCCACTATACAAATAGAAGAAACGAAAAAATGCACGGAAGTAGATATTTGCAATTAA
- a CDS encoding IS1182 family transposase, whose amino-acid sequence MLTKNTQMNRDQIEMIALDQLVPADHLVRKIDAAIDFSFIYSLVQDMYSSERGRPSIDPVVLIKMAFIQYTFGIRSMRKTIEEIETNLAYRWFLGFGFYDKVPHFSTFGKNYERRFKDTDLFEQIFYRILKEAADKKLISSEHVFIDSTHVKASANKHKFEKKVVRKETKAYQARLQDEINADREAHGKKPFPPDKFGKEEYKEIKESTTDPESGYYVKDERTKQFAYSFHAAADRNGFVLGAIVTPGNIHDSSVLEPLLEKVIEKHGKPVVVAADAGYKTPAVAQYIFENDMTPALPYTRPRTKDGYFKKHEYVYDEYYDCYLCPQGQVLKYATTTKEGYRQYFSDPVQCKDCPFLSKCTQSKEHKKLIQRHVWEFYLEEADHLRHTQENKSIYARRKETIERVFADAKEKHGMRWTTLRGLKKLSMQAMLTFAAMNLKKMACWTWKSPAIT is encoded by the coding sequence GTGCTAACAAAAAATACACAGATGAATCGTGATCAAATAGAAATGATAGCTTTAGACCAACTTGTACCTGCAGATCATTTGGTTCGTAAAATCGACGCTGCTATTGATTTTTCATTTATCTATTCGCTTGTTCAAGACATGTATTCATCGGAAAGAGGTCGACCAAGTATTGATCCAGTTGTATTGATTAAAATGGCTTTCATCCAATATACCTTCGGTATTCGTTCCATGCGAAAAACTATAGAGGAAATCGAAACGAATCTGGCTTACCGTTGGTTTCTTGGATTTGGTTTTTATGATAAGGTACCTCACTTTTCAACGTTTGGGAAAAACTACGAGCGACGCTTTAAGGATACAGACTTATTTGAACAGATATTCTATCGCATTTTGAAAGAAGCTGCAGATAAGAAGCTGATAAGCAGTGAGCATGTCTTTATTGATTCTACTCATGTCAAAGCGAGTGCGAATAAGCATAAATTTGAGAAGAAAGTGGTTCGAAAAGAAACGAAAGCCTATCAAGCACGTCTACAAGATGAGATAAATGCTGATCGAGAAGCACATGGAAAAAAGCCATTTCCTCCAGATAAATTTGGGAAAGAAGAATATAAAGAAATAAAAGAAAGTACCACTGATCCGGAAAGTGGTTACTACGTAAAAGACGAGCGAACAAAACAGTTTGCTTACTCATTCCATGCTGCTGCGGATCGAAATGGCTTTGTTTTGGGGGCTATTGTAACGCCAGGGAATATTCATGACAGTTCCGTATTGGAGCCACTTCTTGAAAAAGTCATAGAAAAACATGGAAAACCGGTTGTAGTTGCTGCTGACGCTGGATATAAAACTCCCGCCGTTGCCCAATACATATTTGAAAATGATATGACCCCTGCTTTACCTTATACTCGCCCTCGTACAAAGGATGGTTATTTCAAAAAACATGAGTATGTTTACGATGAATACTACGATTGTTATCTTTGTCCGCAAGGACAAGTGTTAAAATATGCAACTACGACGAAGGAAGGCTATCGTCAATATTTTTCTGATCCAGTCCAGTGTAAAGATTGTCCATTCCTTTCGAAGTGCACCCAAAGTAAGGAGCATAAAAAACTGATTCAGCGACATGTATGGGAATTTTATTTAGAGGAAGCTGATCATCTTCGGCATACACAAGAGAATAAGAGCATTTATGCAAGACGGAAAGAAACCATTGAACGTGTTTTTGCTGATGCAAAGGAAAAGCATGGTATGCGTTGGACAACCTTAAGAGGTCTAAAAAAATTGTCCATGCAGGCGATGCTAACTTTTGCTGCAATGAATTTGAAAAAGATGGCTTGCTGGACATGGAAAAGTCCAGCAATAACATAA
- a CDS encoding pirin family protein: protein MNERGIRRIQSVNLKQNSPIHQNGYVLEPGNWKEYDPFLMLMEDVFQKGAFDFHPHRGIETVTYVIDGTLEHEDNQAGKGKLEAGDVQWMTAGRGVIHKEDPAPGSTVHSLQLWINLPKTKKMTEPRYQNLKRESVPVRKEEGAVIRVFSGSSQGVKAKTLNHVPITMVEIDLEPKASIVQDLPGSYNGFLYVLEGSGFFGVDETEGRAGQVLFLTRDNEDSDSIIKITAKEKMRVLLYAGEPINEPVVAYGPFVMTTQEEIRQAILDFQNGKFHQQ, encoded by the coding sequence ATGAATGAACGAGGCATTCGCCGTATTCAATCAGTAAACTTAAAACAAAACAGTCCCATCCATCAAAATGGATATGTATTAGAACCAGGAAATTGGAAAGAATATGATCCATTTTTGATGTTGATGGAAGATGTTTTCCAAAAAGGAGCTTTTGATTTTCATCCTCACCGCGGCATTGAAACAGTGACATATGTGATCGACGGAACATTAGAACATGAAGACAATCAAGCGGGTAAAGGAAAATTGGAAGCAGGAGATGTTCAATGGATGACGGCAGGAAGAGGGGTTATTCATAAAGAAGATCCGGCGCCTGGTTCCACCGTTCACAGCTTGCAGCTATGGATTAATTTGCCAAAAACAAAGAAAATGACTGAACCGCGTTATCAAAACTTGAAAAGAGAAAGCGTACCGGTACGGAAAGAGGAGGGGGCCGTCATACGTGTTTTTTCAGGCTCTTCTCAAGGTGTAAAAGCAAAAACCCTGAACCATGTGCCTATCACGATGGTAGAGATCGACTTGGAACCGAAAGCTAGCATAGTTCAGGATCTTCCGGGCAGCTATAACGGATTTCTTTATGTTTTGGAAGGAAGCGGATTTTTTGGCGTGGATGAAACGGAAGGCCGTGCCGGACAAGTGCTCTTTTTAACTAGGGATAACGAAGATTCAGATAGTATCATTAAAATAACAGCGAAAGAAAAGATGCGGGTGTTATTGTATGCCGGTGAACCGATCAATGAACCGGTGGTGGCGTACGGACCGTTTGTGATGACAACACAAGAAGAGATTCGCCAAGCAATATTGGATTTCCAAAACGGAAAATTTCATCAACAGTGA
- a CDS encoding energy-coupling factor ABC transporter ATP-binding protein, whose amino-acid sequence MQPILFDIENLTHCYADGTIALRNLSITVKQGKKIAILGNNGAGKSTLLLHLNGILQPTNGTIRFKGKEVKYDRKSLLSLRKHVGIVFQDPDSQLFSANVIQDIAFGPQNLGLPKEEVSRKVEWAMEQTETTEFSDKPTHFLSLGQKKRVAIAGVLAMDPEIIILDEPTAGLDSYFSKQIMKVLDHIQKQGKTIILSTHDVNLAYQWADEIIIMHDGEILCYGDPVTVFEQAHLIRKAHLDAPWVMETFQFLVQEKFFSANEAIPQIKEELFQKISSIKSSIKSWNSGKISG is encoded by the coding sequence ATGCAGCCAATTCTTTTTGACATCGAAAATTTAACTCATTGTTATGCGGATGGCACTATCGCTTTAAGAAACCTCTCCATTACGGTTAAGCAGGGAAAGAAAATAGCCATATTAGGCAATAACGGAGCCGGGAAATCTACATTGCTGCTGCATTTGAATGGTATTCTGCAGCCGACAAACGGAACCATTCGTTTTAAAGGCAAAGAAGTGAAATATGATCGAAAATCGCTTCTTTCATTACGCAAGCATGTGGGAATTGTCTTTCAAGATCCGGATTCTCAATTGTTCTCGGCTAATGTCATTCAAGATATTGCTTTTGGCCCGCAAAATTTGGGTCTGCCAAAGGAAGAAGTGTCGCGAAAAGTGGAATGGGCCATGGAGCAGACAGAAACGACAGAATTTAGCGATAAGCCGACCCATTTTTTAAGCTTAGGACAAAAAAAACGTGTCGCCATAGCAGGGGTGCTCGCCATGGATCCTGAAATCATCATTCTAGATGAACCTACAGCAGGACTCGATTCTTATTTTTCAAAACAAATCATGAAGGTATTAGATCACATCCAAAAACAGGGAAAAACCATTATTTTGTCTACCCATGATGTGAATCTAGCCTACCAGTGGGCTGATGAAATTATCATCATGCATGATGGAGAAATCTTGTGTTATGGCGATCCGGTCACCGTATTTGAACAAGCTCATTTGATAAGAAAAGCTCATTTAGATGCACCATGGGTTATGGAAACCTTCCAATTTCTCGTACAAGAAAAATTTTTTTCTGCAAATGAAGCGATCCCTCAAATCAAAGAAGAATTGTTTCAAAAGATTAGCTCTATAAAAAGCTCTATAAAAAGTTGGAATTCAGGCAAAATTTCCGGATGA